A region from the Sandaracinus amylolyticus genome encodes:
- a CDS encoding AAA family ATPase translates to MSEGSNDVRGARELDSLALVQALPGGRALVRSPVEPGAIAFERESEAIEELRLFLAATLARARSAEHVARHALPIATTLHAVRAELRDPSLPRRIQRAIPIDVPCVVVPTGPDREGARDAWLLFPTLAAAGWVAAHEDVEVVAKREAARLLAALAPTPDARRALIGVAGHALEPMRVPLEASSDATSAAERKRRAQNEARKRADDLLRTVARPLHRELPEDAPPVLGRDREIAMLTALCATPETARVAIVGAPLVGKSAVVHAWIRRERAAGRAPRVYQTSAAQLVAGMSFLGQWQERLRRVIDAAETLSAFLYFDDLGDLLADRAEGSVDLVSSLKSWIEQGRLRLLGELSDDAADRLETRQPGFASLLHRVRVAPLERASTERALDAAVAWSRAHAPGRAVPDDAGRVAILDLAERFLPYQPFPGKALRLLDEIRAAEESEARADRAAPIDAARVFRAFSLASGVPEALLRPDRRLDASELRASFAARIAGQDEAVRRVVDTLCVVKADLAPGDKPLATFLFVGPTGVGKTELARTLAAHLFGSPDRLLRLDMSEYADPSAAMRLIGAEGGDGLLTRAVRQQPFCVVLLDEIEKAHPSVFDLLLQVTGEGRLTDGRGRIAYFHDAIVVMTSNLGATHRAASIGIGARDVPDDEHYLRAVERAFRPELVNRIDRIVPLHPLGTIEMRQVVRLLLARIEQRRGLVEHGIALVVSDAAADRLAVAGTSEHYGARALRRHVEDTLVAPAAHLLARLGDRARNAVVRVRNEDEPATKAPPLVRVAIDDLVIEIERGEGRTGRRDVVELEAITEVRRRAQAWLAAPAFTDVRARVELLVSEMSWGDVDERDRRRGDVPAREIGTLRTEHHRLADPSDRVITQMRELESIEELALTSVLAGRGAESLLADARASEWALRRALGRVFVAPLRADSIVLLVEERGGRTLDRWLLPLLDRESELGWVARLHLEGDRGDEWPVTRRWGPPRTIDHARERLARDDRASTSVILAVRGRDAGSLLAAEAGLHRWKHGERREHLAITVLRTEGSLDDAHWRSTTLVEPRPRGEIPARVATVRDWDLPTRSLAIVDGRERLAIDAAHGARELEAIVFEHLWRTGGGQPASAVRGVLDAPSDAETLDEEEAS, encoded by the coding sequence GTGAGCGAGGGATCGAACGACGTCCGAGGCGCGCGAGAGCTCGACTCCCTCGCGTTGGTGCAGGCGCTCCCAGGAGGACGCGCGTTGGTGCGCTCGCCGGTCGAGCCCGGCGCGATCGCGTTCGAGCGCGAGAGCGAAGCGATCGAGGAGCTGCGCCTCTTCCTCGCCGCGACGCTCGCGCGGGCACGCAGCGCGGAGCACGTGGCCCGTCACGCGCTGCCGATCGCGACCACACTGCACGCGGTCCGCGCGGAGCTGCGCGATCCGTCGCTCCCGCGCCGCATCCAGCGTGCGATCCCGATCGACGTGCCGTGCGTCGTCGTGCCGACCGGCCCCGACCGCGAGGGCGCGCGTGATGCGTGGCTGCTCTTCCCGACGCTCGCCGCCGCAGGCTGGGTCGCCGCGCACGAGGACGTGGAGGTCGTCGCGAAGCGCGAGGCCGCGCGGCTGCTCGCCGCGCTCGCCCCGACGCCGGATGCGCGACGCGCGCTGATCGGCGTCGCGGGGCACGCGCTCGAGCCGATGCGCGTGCCGCTCGAGGCGAGCAGCGACGCGACGAGCGCCGCCGAGCGCAAGCGCCGCGCGCAGAACGAAGCGCGCAAGCGCGCCGACGATCTGCTGCGCACCGTCGCGCGACCGCTCCATCGCGAGCTCCCCGAGGACGCACCGCCCGTGCTCGGTCGCGATCGCGAGATCGCGATGCTGACCGCGCTCTGCGCGACGCCGGAGACCGCGCGCGTGGCGATCGTCGGCGCGCCGCTCGTCGGCAAGAGCGCGGTGGTGCATGCGTGGATCCGCCGCGAGCGCGCGGCGGGGCGGGCGCCGCGCGTGTACCAGACGTCGGCGGCGCAGCTCGTCGCGGGGATGAGCTTCCTCGGGCAGTGGCAGGAGCGACTGCGCCGTGTGATCGACGCGGCGGAGACGCTCTCCGCGTTCCTCTACTTCGACGATCTCGGTGACCTCCTCGCCGATCGCGCCGAGGGCAGCGTCGACCTCGTGTCGTCGCTCAAGAGCTGGATCGAGCAGGGGCGACTGCGCTTGCTCGGTGAGCTCTCGGACGACGCAGCCGATCGGCTGGAGACGCGACAGCCGGGCTTCGCGTCGCTGCTCCACCGCGTGCGCGTCGCCCCGCTCGAGCGTGCGAGCACCGAGCGCGCGCTCGACGCCGCGGTCGCATGGTCGCGCGCGCACGCCCCGGGCCGCGCCGTGCCCGACGACGCAGGACGCGTCGCGATCCTCGATCTCGCGGAGCGCTTCCTCCCGTACCAGCCCTTCCCGGGCAAGGCGCTGCGGCTGCTCGATGAGATCCGCGCCGCCGAGGAGTCCGAGGCGCGCGCCGATCGTGCTGCGCCGATCGACGCGGCGCGGGTGTTCCGCGCGTTCTCGCTCGCGAGCGGCGTGCCCGAGGCGCTGCTGCGCCCGGACCGACGACTCGACGCGAGCGAGCTCCGCGCGTCGTTCGCAGCGCGCATCGCCGGGCAGGACGAGGCGGTGCGCCGGGTCGTCGACACGCTCTGCGTCGTGAAGGCGGATCTCGCGCCGGGCGACAAGCCGCTCGCGACGTTCCTCTTCGTCGGACCGACCGGCGTGGGCAAGACCGAGCTCGCGCGCACGCTCGCGGCGCACCTGTTCGGATCGCCGGATCGCCTGCTGCGGCTCGACATGAGCGAGTACGCCGATCCGAGCGCGGCGATGCGACTGATCGGCGCGGAAGGCGGCGACGGACTGCTCACGCGCGCGGTGCGACAGCAGCCGTTCTGCGTCGTCCTGCTCGACGAGATCGAGAAGGCGCATCCGTCGGTGTTCGATCTCCTGCTGCAGGTCACGGGCGAGGGTCGGCTCACCGATGGGCGCGGTCGCATCGCGTACTTCCACGACGCGATCGTCGTGATGACGAGCAACCTCGGCGCGACGCATCGCGCGGCGTCGATCGGCATCGGTGCGCGCGACGTGCCCGACGACGAGCACTACCTGCGCGCCGTCGAGCGCGCGTTCCGGCCCGAGCTCGTGAACCGCATCGATCGCATCGTGCCGCTGCACCCGCTCGGAACGATCGAGATGCGCCAGGTCGTGCGGCTGCTCCTCGCGCGCATCGAGCAGCGGCGCGGCCTCGTCGAGCACGGGATCGCGCTCGTGGTGAGCGACGCCGCCGCCGATCGTCTCGCGGTCGCGGGGACGAGCGAGCACTACGGCGCGCGCGCGCTGCGACGTCACGTCGAGGACACGCTCGTCGCGCCCGCCGCGCATCTGCTCGCGCGGCTCGGGGACCGCGCGCGCAACGCGGTGGTGCGCGTGCGGAACGAGGACGAGCCGGCGACGAAGGCGCCACCGCTGGTGCGCGTCGCGATCGACGATCTCGTGATCGAGATCGAGCGCGGCGAGGGCCGAACCGGCCGTCGCGACGTCGTCGAGCTCGAGGCGATCACCGAGGTGCGTCGCCGCGCTCAGGCATGGCTCGCGGCGCCGGCGTTCACCGACGTGCGCGCGCGCGTCGAGCTGCTCGTCTCCGAGATGTCGTGGGGCGACGTCGACGAGCGCGACCGTCGTCGCGGGGACGTCCCGGCGCGCGAGATCGGGACGCTGCGCACCGAGCACCATCGCCTCGCCGATCCCAGCGATCGGGTGATCACGCAGATGCGCGAGCTCGAGTCGATCGAGGAGCTCGCGCTCACGTCGGTGCTCGCCGGGCGCGGCGCGGAGAGCTTGCTCGCGGACGCGCGAGCGAGCGAGTGGGCGCTGCGGCGCGCGCTGGGACGCGTGTTCGTCGCGCCGCTCCGCGCGGACTCGATCGTGCTGCTCGTCGAGGAGCGCGGCGGGCGCACGCTCGATCGCTGGCTGCTCCCGCTGCTCGACCGCGAGAGCGAGCTCGGATGGGTGGCGCGGCTGCACCTCGAGGGCGATCGCGGCGACGAGTGGCCGGTCACGCGACGCTGGGGGCCGCCGCGCACCATCGATCACGCGCGCGAGCGCCTCGCGCGCGACGACCGCGCATCGACGTCGGTGATCCTCGCGGTGCGCGGGCGCGATGCGGGATCGCTCCTCGCGGCCGAAGCGGGGCTGCACCGCTGGAAGCACGGCGAGCGGCGCGAGCACCTCGCGATCACGGTGCTGCGCACCGAAGGCTCGCTCGACGACGCACACTGGCGCTCGACGACGCTCGTGGAGCCGCGTCCTCGCGGTGAGATCCCGGCGCGCGTCGCGACGGTGCGTGACTGGGACCTCCCGACGCGCTCGCTCGCGATCGTCGACGGGCGCGAGCGGCTCGCGATCGATGCCGCGCACGGCGCGCGCGAGCTCGAGGCGATCGTCTTCGAGCACCTCTGGCGCACGGGTGGAGGTCAGCCTGCCTCCGCCGTGCGCGGTGTGCTCGACGCGCCGAGCGACGCCGAGACGCTCGACGAGGAGGAGGCGTCGTGA
- a CDS encoding AAA family ATPase, with product MSHRLSFRVAVYEVRHGAHWEWTTLGASPHVVTRSGASALRAQQALVERLRAVLEGLPPVELARFEPARGLELRRVRLELSLNGARLGRRAHVGVHPIVLEPRWATPADRVTLVYHPLRQHEWFALDPERPLEDQARLFFASRWADLRDEELEALTTDGKDSITSMSFSTKVTSLLDGIPERERDPFADLDLDSMVDRRGTKKRGGLRVLPRIGTNLTVRAAEGTLAIGMPRSPHREQLQRLICAPRKQSTLVVGAPGVGKSTLVDRAIVDLLDAEGWSAHRNLDRVTEVWSISARRTIAGMSHLGEWEKRCMEVLADCRARPVVLRVEDLHTFGRAGRHTGSDRSFADVFRGPLARGEIVMVGEVTPEQLQRLEDDAPGFAELFQRVLVHEPPVDVVLRMMFHEARRLEHERRVRFAPLAYRAVLDLGGGLSPGRAFPGKALDLLRAVGRAPERPDDPPRAVGPADVVAELARRTGLPASLVQPDVPLEPESVEAFFARDVIGQPAAVRAAVDLAMRIRAGLVDPRRPYGVYLLTGPTGTGKTELARAIARWLYGGEQRLVRIDMGELGHPGAVARLIGNAWDPEGLLTRRVREQPFCVVLLDEIEKAHPAVLQLLLQLLDEGRLTDAAGVTADFTHTVVVMTSNLGGRTGSAIGFDPSMQGQRLDVLRAVREFFPPELFNRIDRVVPFDPLSLEVAERVAEKELSKLLARRGLAERGIYVFANERAVTRIAHEAFDVKGGARSVKRWLEDRVGSLLAEEIAGGPRGRMRIVRLASDASGFSARTDALVEADPVLAEHPMAALLDRPAIELEPLLPDVLDEVHALEERGVLEERTGTLMQRRRALSGEARADLDEVLHAVERVRDRLAALRIRLEGSTESEEDRWERYEDEHDLAAPSVRATKARRRHHGEPGKSGDARVRERPIERALDRAGMLEVITERDLLRRAVVRADDPRQHTVAIELLRVGRARRERSASLLSALLGVYLAPPTDHTVIAALVQEDARIVQPSEAQGADHVVVVASGLCILDRLEEETGCHVWHSLGGHSEVVRVAITPVRAGTDPRTLLRDHLHARRAFEHALESGASPVPPDPTALLPVVRVLRFDPPVRSGESALAEIEDLRLAWAAAFEARDMITALSRALPIRASREEAQR from the coding sequence GTGAGCCATCGCCTCTCGTTCCGCGTCGCGGTGTACGAAGTGCGCCACGGCGCGCACTGGGAGTGGACGACGCTGGGCGCTTCGCCGCACGTCGTGACGCGATCGGGCGCGTCCGCGCTCCGCGCGCAGCAGGCGCTCGTCGAGCGTCTTCGCGCGGTGCTCGAGGGCCTGCCCCCGGTCGAGCTCGCGCGGTTCGAGCCGGCGCGCGGCCTCGAGCTTCGACGCGTTCGCCTCGAGCTCTCGCTGAACGGCGCGCGCCTCGGTCGTCGCGCGCACGTCGGCGTGCACCCGATCGTGCTCGAGCCGCGATGGGCCACGCCCGCGGATCGCGTGACGCTCGTCTATCACCCGCTGCGTCAGCACGAGTGGTTCGCGCTCGATCCCGAGCGGCCGCTCGAGGACCAGGCGAGGCTCTTCTTCGCGTCGCGCTGGGCCGATCTGCGCGACGAGGAGCTCGAGGCGCTCACGACCGACGGCAAGGACTCGATCACCTCGATGTCGTTCTCGACGAAGGTGACGTCGCTGCTCGACGGCATCCCGGAGCGCGAGCGCGATCCCTTCGCCGATCTCGACCTCGACTCGATGGTCGATCGGCGCGGCACGAAGAAGCGCGGCGGGCTACGCGTGCTGCCGCGCATCGGCACGAACCTCACGGTGCGCGCGGCGGAGGGCACCCTCGCGATCGGCATGCCGCGCTCGCCGCACCGCGAGCAGCTGCAGCGCCTGATCTGCGCGCCGCGCAAGCAGTCGACGCTCGTCGTCGGAGCGCCCGGCGTGGGCAAGAGCACGCTCGTCGATCGCGCGATCGTCGATCTCCTCGACGCGGAGGGCTGGTCCGCGCACCGCAACCTCGATCGCGTCACCGAGGTCTGGTCGATCTCCGCGCGCCGCACGATCGCGGGCATGTCGCACCTCGGCGAGTGGGAGAAGCGCTGCATGGAGGTGCTCGCGGACTGTCGCGCGCGCCCGGTGGTGCTGCGCGTCGAGGACCTGCACACGTTCGGTCGCGCAGGGCGTCACACGGGCAGCGATCGCAGCTTCGCCGACGTGTTCCGCGGGCCGCTCGCGCGCGGCGAGATCGTGATGGTCGGCGAGGTGACGCCCGAGCAGCTCCAGCGCCTCGAGGACGACGCGCCGGGGTTCGCGGAGCTCTTCCAGCGCGTGCTGGTGCACGAGCCGCCGGTCGACGTCGTGCTGCGCATGATGTTCCACGAGGCGCGCCGCCTCGAGCACGAGCGCCGCGTGCGCTTCGCGCCCCTCGCGTACCGCGCGGTCCTCGATCTCGGCGGAGGGCTCTCGCCGGGACGCGCGTTCCCCGGCAAGGCGCTCGATCTGCTGCGCGCGGTCGGTCGCGCGCCGGAGCGCCCCGACGATCCGCCGCGCGCGGTCGGTCCGGCCGACGTCGTCGCGGAGCTCGCGCGCCGCACGGGGCTCCCCGCGTCGTTGGTCCAGCCGGATGTGCCGCTCGAGCCCGAGAGCGTCGAGGCGTTCTTCGCGCGCGACGTGATCGGCCAGCCCGCCGCGGTGCGCGCGGCGGTCGATCTCGCGATGCGCATCCGTGCCGGGCTCGTCGACCCGCGTCGTCCGTACGGCGTCTACCTCCTCACCGGTCCGACCGGCACCGGCAAGACCGAGCTCGCGCGCGCGATCGCGCGCTGGCTCTACGGCGGCGAGCAGCGCCTCGTGCGCATCGACATGGGCGAGCTCGGCCATCCCGGCGCGGTCGCACGCCTCATCGGCAACGCGTGGGACCCCGAGGGCCTGCTCACGCGGCGCGTGCGCGAGCAGCCGTTCTGCGTGGTGCTGCTCGACGAGATCGAGAAAGCGCACCCCGCGGTGCTGCAGCTCCTGCTGCAGCTGCTCGACGAAGGTCGCCTCACCGATGCCGCGGGCGTCACCGCCGACTTCACGCACACCGTCGTGGTGATGACGTCGAACCTCGGCGGTCGCACGGGCTCGGCGATCGGGTTCGATCCTTCGATGCAGGGACAGCGGCTCGACGTGCTGCGCGCGGTGCGCGAGTTCTTCCCGCCCGAGCTCTTCAACCGCATCGATCGCGTCGTGCCGTTCGATCCGCTCTCGCTCGAGGTCGCGGAGCGCGTCGCGGAGAAGGAGCTCTCGAAGCTGCTCGCGCGGCGTGGGCTCGCCGAGCGCGGCATCTACGTGTTCGCGAACGAGCGCGCCGTGACGCGGATCGCGCACGAGGCGTTCGACGTGAAGGGCGGCGCGCGCTCGGTGAAGCGCTGGCTCGAGGATCGCGTCGGCTCGTTGCTCGCGGAGGAGATCGCCGGAGGGCCGCGCGGGCGCATGCGGATCGTGCGCCTCGCCTCGGACGCGAGCGGGTTCAGCGCTCGCACCGATGCGCTGGTCGAGGCGGACCCCGTGCTCGCCGAGCACCCGATGGCCGCGCTCCTCGATCGTCCCGCGATCGAGCTCGAGCCGCTGCTGCCCGACGTGCTCGACGAGGTGCACGCGCTCGAAGAGCGCGGCGTCCTCGAGGAGCGCACGGGGACGCTGATGCAGCGACGACGCGCGCTCTCGGGCGAGGCGCGCGCGGATCTCGACGAGGTCCTTCATGCGGTCGAGCGCGTGCGTGATCGGCTCGCGGCGCTGCGCATCCGACTCGAGGGCTCGACCGAGTCCGAAGAGGACCGCTGGGAGCGATACGAGGACGAGCACGACCTCGCGGCGCCGAGCGTGCGCGCGACGAAGGCGCGACGTCGTCATCACGGTGAGCCGGGCAAGAGCGGCGACGCGCGGGTGCGCGAGCGCCCGATCGAGCGCGCCCTCGATCGCGCCGGGATGCTCGAGGTGATCACCGAGCGCGACCTGCTGCGTCGCGCGGTCGTACGCGCCGACGATCCGCGCCAGCACACCGTCGCGATCGAGCTCCTGCGCGTCGGTCGCGCGCGACGTGAGCGCAGCGCGAGCCTGCTCTCCGCGCTGCTCGGCGTGTACCTCGCGCCGCCGACCGATCACACCGTGATCGCGGCGCTCGTGCAGGAAGACGCGCGCATCGTGCAGCCGAGCGAGGCGCAGGGCGCGGATCACGTCGTCGTCGTCGCGAGCGGCCTGTGCATCCTCGATCGCCTCGAAGAAGAGACCGGCTGCCACGTGTGGCACTCGCTCGGCGGACACTCCGAGGTCGTGCGCGTGGCGATCACGCCGGTGCGCGCGGGCACCGATCCGCGCACGCTGCTCCGCGATCACCTCCACGCGCGACGCGCGTTCGAGCACGCGCTCGAGTCCGGCGCGTCACCGGTGCCACCGGATCCGACGGCGCTGCTCCCGGTCGTGCGGGTCCTGCGCTTCGATCCCCCGGTGCGCAGCGGTGAGAGCGCGCTCGCGGAGATCGAGGATCTGCGCCTCGCGTGGGCCGCGGCGTTCGAGGCCCGCGACATGATCACCGCGCTCTCGCGCGCGCTGCCGATCCGCGCGAGCCGCGAGGAGGCGCAACGATGA
- a CDS encoding AAA family ATPase, protein MSRKTMRLWLVSHEDGRKSGYAMRSWDSLFDQPVPSAYGATEAEVRAAIERTLAARIASGEDTIDRYLWDETFHVSSVLVDVAPLSFVEKQPVVGSRTIPLRVRYAWSRVESGAIRVMLPRLGMWLLLEDLEGARAAIQHVVAGGLLGAAGRALYELREEPDEVVREWDPELTTHTTTAEDAEVHHAPPTLRAIAEDLTARATAGRLPQLVGDDPTFDATVPELDRDRPPSLLLVGGEGVGKTSFVQRFAKRLASQRRGGNKRGRPRLWSTSRDRILAGMTYLGMWQERCLSLVEELASSGDLLHVDRLLALLERQHDGSSIAEVLGPAIVAGEIRVVAECTESELEECRRRAGALVDAFRVVRIDEPSRDAMPAFLSLYQQRVRGPAFHPEAWKRLVRHLDAYQRHQRFPGKGVRFLDWMARHTASTESTATRVYPSDVSRAFARFSGLPLELLDDDVAFGSAKIAGALRARVIGQDDACATAARVLARFKAGMNDPERPLGSLLFVGSTGVGKTELAKQIARFLFGSEERMIRVDMSEYLAPGSAPRLLASTPGASSLADRVRKEPLSLVLLDEIEKAHPEVFDLLLGVLGEGRLTDSLGRLVDFRMSLVVMTSNLGASEPVAPGFGAALEPDFERAVRSAFRPELFNRIDRVVRFRNLAHDDLLRIVDLELASAAKRTGLVRRAITLDVDADARTRLAELGWHRARGARPLRRVIEERVVTPIAVLLAGAPELRDRTMRVRAERGEITVALGAS, encoded by the coding sequence ATGAGCCGCAAGACGATGCGCCTCTGGCTCGTGTCGCACGAGGACGGCCGCAAGAGCGGCTACGCGATGCGCAGCTGGGACAGCCTCTTCGATCAGCCCGTCCCGAGCGCATACGGCGCGACCGAGGCGGAGGTGCGCGCAGCGATCGAGCGCACGCTCGCAGCCCGCATCGCGTCGGGCGAGGACACGATCGATCGTTACCTGTGGGACGAGACATTCCACGTGAGCTCGGTGCTCGTCGACGTCGCGCCGCTCTCGTTCGTCGAGAAGCAGCCCGTCGTCGGCTCGCGCACGATCCCGCTGCGCGTCCGCTACGCGTGGAGCCGCGTCGAGAGCGGCGCGATCCGCGTGATGCTGCCGCGCCTCGGGATGTGGCTCCTGCTCGAGGATCTCGAAGGCGCGCGCGCCGCGATCCAGCACGTCGTCGCGGGGGGTCTGCTCGGCGCGGCGGGACGCGCGCTCTACGAGCTGCGCGAAGAGCCCGACGAGGTCGTGCGCGAGTGGGACCCGGAGCTCACGACGCACACCACGACCGCCGAGGACGCCGAGGTGCACCATGCGCCGCCCACGCTGCGCGCGATCGCCGAGGATCTCACCGCGCGCGCCACCGCGGGCCGCTTGCCCCAGCTCGTCGGCGACGACCCCACGTTCGACGCGACCGTCCCCGAGCTCGATCGCGATCGTCCGCCGTCGCTGCTGCTCGTCGGCGGCGAGGGCGTCGGCAAGACGTCGTTCGTGCAGCGCTTCGCGAAGCGTCTCGCGTCGCAGCGCCGCGGCGGCAACAAGCGCGGTCGACCGCGCCTCTGGTCCACGTCGCGCGACCGCATCCTCGCCGGCATGACGTATCTCGGCATGTGGCAGGAGCGCTGTCTCTCGCTCGTGGAGGAGCTCGCGAGCAGCGGCGATCTGCTGCACGTGGATCGCCTGCTCGCGCTGCTCGAGCGACAGCACGACGGCTCGAGCATCGCCGAGGTGCTCGGCCCCGCGATCGTCGCCGGCGAGATCCGCGTCGTCGCGGAGTGCACCGAGAGCGAGCTCGAGGAGTGCCGGCGTCGCGCCGGCGCGCTCGTCGACGCGTTCCGCGTGGTGCGCATCGACGAGCCCTCGCGGGACGCGATGCCTGCGTTCCTCTCGCTCTACCAGCAGCGCGTCCGCGGGCCCGCGTTCCATCCCGAGGCGTGGAAGCGCCTCGTGCGTCACCTCGACGCGTACCAGCGTCACCAGCGCTTTCCGGGCAAGGGCGTGCGCTTCCTCGACTGGATGGCGCGCCACACCGCGTCGACCGAGAGCACCGCGACGCGCGTGTACCCCAGCGACGTCTCGCGCGCGTTCGCGCGCTTCTCCGGGCTTCCGCTCGAGCTGCTCGACGACGACGTCGCGTTCGGCTCCGCGAAGATCGCCGGCGCGCTGCGCGCGCGCGTGATCGGTCAGGACGACGCGTGCGCGACCGCGGCGCGCGTCCTCGCGCGCTTCAAGGCCGGGATGAACGATCCCGAGCGCCCGCTCGGATCACTCCTGTTCGTCGGATCCACCGGCGTCGGCAAGACCGAGCTCGCGAAGCAGATCGCGCGGTTCCTCTTCGGATCCGAGGAACGGATGATCCGCGTCGACATGAGCGAGTACCTCGCGCCCGGATCGGCGCCGCGCCTGCTCGCGTCGACGCCCGGCGCGAGCAGCCTCGCCGATCGCGTGCGCAAGGAGCCGCTCTCGCTCGTGCTGCTCGACGAGATCGAGAAGGCGCACCCCGAGGTGTTCGATCTGCTGCTCGGCGTGCTCGGGGAAGGCCGTCTCACCGACTCGCTCGGGCGGCTCGTCGACTTCCGCATGAGCCTCGTCGTGATGACGTCGAACCTCGGCGCGTCCGAGCCCGTCGCGCCCGGCTTCGGCGCCGCGCTCGAGCCCGACTTCGAGCGCGCGGTGCGCAGCGCGTTCCGCCCCGAGCTCTTCAACCGCATCGATCGCGTCGTGCGCTTCCGGAACCTCGCGCACGACGACCTGCTGCGCATCGTCGATCTCGAGCTCGCGTCGGCGGCGAAGCGCACGGGGCTGGTGCGGCGCGCGATCACGCTCGACGTCGACGCTGACGCTCGCACACGCCTCGCCGAGCTCGGCTGGCATCGCGCGCGCGGCGCGCGCCCGCTCCGGCGCGTGATCGAGGAGCGCGTGGTCACGCCCATCGCGGTGCTGCTCGCGGGGGCGCCCGAGCTCCGCGATCGCACGATGCGCGTGCGCGCCGAGCGCGGCGAGATCACCGTCGCGCTCGGCGCGTCCTGA
- a CDS encoding LuxR C-terminal-related transcriptional regulator, with protein sequence MPGRATTKLLIVDDQTIFRDMLVEWLAARDGIEIVGAFSTTNEASQTLATRDVDVLLLDVGLPGESGLAFLRRLAPGRPKRVVLVTAHEEPWVLEQAVSSRAHAIVMKGAPLSDLATAIDRVVAGETFYCRRTAELLRRHAARREPAAELTSREREILALVARGATSREIADALGIREKTVQNHRANLMQKLDIHDVASLTRFALAHGLVTATGS encoded by the coding sequence GTGCCCGGACGCGCGACCACGAAGCTGCTGATCGTCGACGACCAGACGATCTTCCGCGACATGCTCGTCGAATGGCTCGCCGCGCGCGACGGCATCGAGATCGTCGGCGCGTTCTCCACGACGAACGAGGCGAGCCAGACGCTCGCGACGCGCGACGTCGACGTGCTGCTGCTCGACGTCGGTCTGCCGGGCGAGAGCGGGCTCGCGTTCCTGCGGCGGCTCGCCCCGGGTCGGCCGAAGCGCGTCGTGCTGGTCACCGCGCACGAGGAGCCGTGGGTGCTCGAGCAAGCCGTCTCGTCGCGCGCCCACGCGATCGTGATGAAGGGCGCGCCGCTCAGCGATCTCGCCACCGCGATCGATCGCGTCGTCGCGGGCGAGACCTTCTACTGTCGCCGCACGGCGGAGCTGCTGCGCCGTCACGCGGCGCGCCGCGAGCCCGCGGCCGAGCTCACCTCGCGCGAGCGCGAGATCCTCGCGCTCGTCGCCCGCGGTGCCACGTCGCGCGAGATCGCGGACGCGCTCGGCATCCGCGAGAAGACCGTGCAGAACCACCGCGCGAACCTGATGCAGAAGCTCGACATCCACGACGTCGCGAGCCTCACGCGCTTCGCGCTCGCGCACGGCCTCGTGACCGCGACCGGCAGCTGA